In bacterium, one DNA window encodes the following:
- a CDS encoding RHS repeat-associated core domain-containing protein → MNPYAGGKITYKDLGDKFVVSWEDVPLYGRTEKETFEVILHYDGRIVLQYKKLQGVDGYVKAGIEDSEGRKGVAISSSSLGDGKAFELNLVVKEIESPPAEKVTITSKTSYAYGNGQLCIRVEENPLGSPAKPYYYHNDHLGSARAITDKDGKVVEQYFYYPFGGGGPTGGPTFTGKELDETGLFYFGARYYDPGLGRFIQPDPVENSFKPEDLNKYVYCYNNPFKYIDPTGMRNNIVSDWWSGWFEGFIRFWIGDDLADRIFTSETRLMFEGFTEPMFEKMLDISTGIPTASKALGSPEVGLGETTLAVSMAAFSILPGDEVIRLGVKGWKLGDPVNKLTRAGKYPSWSTVRARFWKNEALKPDAVKEWGVKNVARMKQGLAPQQINQLTGKIESKHLHHIKGRDIFDPHNYDYLIPLWPTDHFRLHY, encoded by the coding sequence TTGAATCCTTATGCAGGTGGCAAAATTACTTATAAGGATTTAGGGGATAAATTTGTAGTCAGTTGGGAGGATGTGCCATTATACGGTCGGACTGAAAAAGAGACATTTGAGGTCATACTTCATTACGATGGGCGGATTGTCTTGCAATATAAAAAATTACAAGGTGTAGATGGGTATGTCAAAGCAGGGATTGAGGATAGTGAAGGGAGAAAAGGGGTGGCCATATCATCATCCTCACTTGGGGACGGGAAGGCGTTCGAGTTGAATCTGGTTGTCAAGGAGATAGAATCGCCACCTGCAGAGAAGGTAACTATCACCAGTAAGACCTCGTATGCCTATGGTAATGGGCAGTTATGTATTAGGGTGGAGGAAAATCCGCTTGGCAGTCCAGCAAAACCATATTACTACCATAATGACCACTTAGGCTCAGCAAGGGCTATTACTGATAAAGATGGCAAGGTAGTTGAGCAGTATTTCTATTATCCCTTTGGTGGTGGCGGACCTACAGGTGGACCAACATTTACAGGTAAGGAGTTGGATGAAACAGGCTTATTTTACTTTGGCGCCCGCTACTACGACCCAGGACTGGGCAGATTTATCCAGCCTGATCCAGTTGAGAATAGTTTTAAACCAGAAGATCTCAATAAATATGTCTACTGTTACAATAACCCTTTCAAGTACATTGATCCTACAGGGATGAGAAATAATATAGTCTCAGATTGGTGGAGTGGATGGTTTGAAGGTTTTATAAGATTCTGGATTGGTGATGATTTGGCTGATAGGATATTTACTTCTGAAACCAGATTGATGTTTGAAGGATTTACCGAACCAATGTTTGAGAAGATGCTGGATATTTCTACTGGTATCCCCACGGCCTCAAAAGCATTAGGAAGTCCAGAAGTAGGATTAGGAGAAACAACGCTGGCTGTTAGTATGGCAGCATTCTCAATACTACCTGGTGATGAGGTCATCCGGTTAGGAGTGAAAGGTTGGAAACTTGGTGACCCAGTTAATAAACTGACCAGGGCTGGTAAATACCCAAGCTGGAGTACGGTAAGGGCAAGATTCTGGAAGAATGAGGCATTAAAACCTGATGCTGTAAAGGAATGGGGTGTTAAGAATGTAGCGAGGATGAAACAAGGGTTAGCTCCACAACAAATTAATCAACTTACTGGTAAGATTGAATCTAAACATCTTCATCATATTAAAGGAAGAGATATTTTTGATCCTCACAACTACGATTATTTAATACCACTTTGGCCCACTGATCACTTTAGACTTCATTATTAA
- a CDS encoding lamin tail domain-containing protein translates to MKKFLNNILISLVCLLSLSGVKIVSARIVINEVMYDPEGADSKGDEWIEFYNTGADEIDMTWWELGDEDGNWYTFPNFVLKPGRYVVVHYNSKNTPADNTTTNLYTGVADKWTNTEDQVSLYRSSIHDASTIIDFVAYCSDNMYTIPNSDDDIAVQAGIWTNDTYIDTFSLKEDDSFGLSPNGIDTNEVTNWSIFKNSTPGAPNLSTLPPSTCIIINEVSFKEDDSEDWIELYCKDDGNGGKGIDIGDCYLERDGCTIIKTISPMTIIKTGEYLVLHKGDPSRDEKNSDLDGIIDLFAHSTALVSTDSQVVFYDAVGNIEDAVCWANYDDNWSKGEKVNVLVKANQWIIAGEKVKESDCVNSSSVNDKESIARINTVDTNSKNDWQVDPTPTMGKDNREIPVRANISKIELSKSPFEPIREITEVSFVLAVESSVSVIIYDIRGREIKTLIDRENLLYGKNKVTWDGKDGENRVVPIGVYICYIEAINSISKSADAGKIVIIVAKKLSGGKIGVRPNTVRNEFGMG, encoded by the coding sequence ATGAAAAAATTTCTAAATAATATTCTTATATCACTGGTATGCTTACTTTCTCTATCAGGAGTAAAAATAGTAAGTGCTCGTATAGTAATAAATGAGGTCATGTATGATCCTGAAGGAGCAGATAGTAAAGGGGATGAGTGGATAGAATTTTATAATACTGGAGCAGATGAAATAGATATGACCTGGTGGGAACTTGGGGATGAAGATGGTAATTGGTATACATTTCCAAATTTTGTATTAAAACCAGGAAGATATGTAGTAGTACATTATAATTCTAAAAATACTCCCGCGGACAACACTACAACAAATTTATATACTGGCGTAGCTGATAAATGGACTAATACCGAAGACCAAGTATCCTTGTATAGAAGTTCTATTCATGACGCATCAACTATCATAGACTTTGTAGCCTATTGTAGTGATAATATGTATACTATACCTAATTCAGATGATGATATTGCGGTCCAGGCAGGGATATGGACAAATGATACCTATATTGATACCTTTAGCCTCAAAGAAGATGATTCCTTTGGATTAAGTCCTAATGGAATTGATACAAACGAGGTGACTAATTGGTCTATCTTCAAAAATTCTACCCCAGGAGCACCCAATTTATCTACACTCCCCCCATCTACTTGTATAATAATAAATGAAGTAAGTTTTAAAGAAGACGATAGTGAAGATTGGATAGAACTTTATTGCAAAGATGACGGGAATGGAGGAAAAGGAATTGATATTGGTGATTGCTATTTAGAAAGAGATGGTTGTACAATAATAAAAACTATTTCTCCTATGACGATTATAAAAACAGGTGAGTATCTTGTGCTCCATAAAGGCGACCCTTCCAGGGACGAGAAAAATTCTGACTTAGATGGTATCATTGATTTATTTGCTCATAGTACTGCACTGGTATCTACAGATTCACAAGTAGTATTTTATGATGCTGTGGGTAATATTGAAGATGCAGTATGTTGGGCTAATTATGATGATAACTGGAGTAAGGGCGAGAAAGTAAATGTACTTGTTAAAGCAAATCAATGGATTATTGCAGGAGAAAAAGTAAAGGAATCAGATTGTGTAAATAGTAGTTCTGTTAATGATAAGGAATCAATAGCTCGGATAAATACTGTAGATACGAATAGTAAAAATGATTGGCAAGTAGACCCTACACCTACTATGGGTAAAGATAATAGAGAAATTCCTGTGAGAGCAAATATTTCAAAAATTGAACTCTCTAAAAGCCCATTTGAACCTATTAGAGAAATAACAGAAGTCTCATTTGTTTTAGCCGTTGAGTCTTCAGTAAGCGTTATAATTTATGACATAAGAGGTCGAGAGATTAAAACATTGATTGATCGTGAAAACTTATTATATGGAAAGAATAAAGTTACATGGGATGGTAAAGATGGAGAAAATAGAGTTGTTCCTATAGGTGTCTATATTTGTTATATCGAAGCTATAAATTCT